The proteins below are encoded in one region of Pacificitalea manganoxidans:
- a CDS encoding bifunctional sugar phosphate isomerase/epimerase/4-hydroxyphenylpyruvate dioxygenase family protein, which produces MKTSIATVTVPGDLSEKLEAIAAAGFSGVEIFEQDFLAFDGTPRDVGRMIRDHGLEITLFQPFRDFEGLPEPQRSRAFDRAERKFDIMNELEVDLILMCSSCHPESLGGIDRIAADFAELGDRAAAKGIRVGYEALCWGKHINDHRDAWEVVRRADHTNVGLILDSFHTLGRKIDPDTIRSIPGDRIFYIHLADAPQIEMDLLYWSRHFRNMPGEGDLDVTGFTRAVLATGYQGPLSLEIFNDQFRMGSPRMVAADGYRSLVNLIDSVRRAEPSLRIDAPAIPAPVASSGFEFIEFAADEAEAERLGALLHTMGFQRAGRHIAKDVTLWRQGEINIVINTEREGFAHSAYIMHGTSICDLGLRVADAQATVDRAVALGTPTFSQPIGPGELDIPAIRGVGGGVMHFIDDSADLSRVWDVEFKPAQDEAQVTPAGLTRIDHIAQTMNYEEMLSWSLFYTSLFEASKSPMVDVIDPDGIVRSQVIESPDAKLRVTLNGAESHRTFAGRYLADSFGSAVQHAAFETDDIFATAQALSANGFAPLKLPENYYEDLEARFGLDPDLLDRMRAANILYDRHGDAEFFQIFSQTYGDGMFFEIVQRRGSYAGYGAANAPFRIAAQKRAQPGKGVPRR; this is translated from the coding sequence ATGAAGACATCCATCGCCACCGTCACGGTCCCCGGAGACCTGTCCGAAAAACTCGAAGCGATCGCCGCTGCGGGCTTCTCCGGGGTCGAGATTTTCGAACAGGATTTCCTCGCCTTCGATGGCACCCCGCGCGATGTCGGCCGCATGATCCGCGACCACGGTCTGGAGATCACCCTGTTCCAGCCCTTCCGCGATTTCGAAGGCCTGCCCGAACCTCAGCGCAGCCGCGCCTTCGACCGCGCCGAGCGCAAATTCGACATCATGAATGAACTTGAGGTCGATCTGATCCTGATGTGCTCCTCCTGCCATCCCGAAAGTCTGGGTGGCATTGACCGGATCGCCGCCGATTTCGCCGAACTGGGCGACCGCGCCGCCGCCAAGGGCATCCGCGTGGGCTACGAGGCGCTGTGCTGGGGCAAGCATATCAACGATCACCGCGACGCGTGGGAGGTCGTGCGCCGCGCCGATCACACCAATGTCGGTCTGATCCTCGACAGCTTCCACACGCTGGGGCGCAAGATCGATCCCGACACCATCCGCTCCATCCCCGGCGACCGGATCTTCTACATCCATCTGGCCGATGCGCCGCAGATCGAAATGGATCTGCTCTACTGGTCCCGCCATTTCCGCAATATGCCCGGCGAGGGCGATCTGGACGTGACCGGCTTTACCCGCGCGGTGCTGGCCACCGGCTACCAAGGGCCGCTCAGCCTTGAGATCTTCAACGATCAGTTCCGCATGGGCAGCCCGCGCATGGTCGCCGCTGATGGCTATCGCTCGCTCGTCAACCTGATCGACAGCGTGCGTCGGGCGGAGCCGAGCCTGCGCATCGACGCCCCCGCGATCCCCGCCCCCGTCGCCTCCTCCGGGTTCGAGTTCATCGAATTCGCCGCCGACGAGGCCGAGGCCGAACGTCTGGGCGCGCTTCTGCACACGATGGGCTTCCAGCGCGCCGGGCGGCACATCGCCAAGGACGTGACCCTATGGCGGCAGGGCGAGATCAACATCGTCATCAATACCGAGCGCGAAGGCTTCGCCCATTCCGCCTATATCATGCACGGCACCAGCATCTGCGATCTGGGTCTGCGCGTGGCCGATGCGCAGGCGACGGTGGACCGGGCCGTGGCGCTTGGCACGCCCACCTTCAGCCAGCCCATCGGCCCCGGTGAACTCGACATTCCCGCCATTCGCGGTGTCGGCGGCGGCGTCATGCACTTCATCGACGACAGCGCCGATCTGAGCCGCGTCTGGGACGTGGAATTTAAGCCGGCGCAGGACGAGGCACAGGTCACCCCCGCCGGGCTGACCCGCATCGACCACATCGCGCAGACCATGAATTACGAGGAAATGCTCAGCTGGTCGCTGTTCTACACCTCCCTGTTCGAGGCGTCGAAATCGCCGATGGTCGACGTGATCGACCCCGATGGCATCGTCCGCTCGCAGGTGATCGAAAGCCCGGACGCCAAGCTGCGCGTCACCCTCAACGGCGCCGAAAGCCACCGAACCTTCGCCGGGCGCTACTTGGCCGACAGTTTCGGCTCGGCGGTGCAGCACGCGGCCTTTGAAACCGATGACATCTTCGCCACCGCGCAGGCGCTTTCGGCCAACGGGTTCGCGCCGCTCAAACTGCCGGAAAACTACTACGAAGACCTCGAAGCGCGCTTCGGCCTCGACCCCGACCTGCTCGACCGGATGCGCGCGGCGAACATCCTCTATGATCGCCACGGCGACGCGGAATTCTTCCAGATTTTCTCGCAGACCTATGGCGACGGCATGTTCTTTGAAATCGTCCAGCGCCGCGGCAGCTACGCAGGCTACGGCGCCGCCAACGCCCCCTTCCGCATCGCCGCCCAAAAACGCGCCCAACCCGGCAAGGGCGTCCCGCGAAGATAA
- a CDS encoding ABC transporter ATP-binding protein yields MGDTTAQDAFVEYDRVQKSYDGETLVVKDLNLRLPKGEFLTMLGPSGSGKTTCLMMLAGFETATHGEIKLAGNPINNIPPHKRGIGMVFQNYALFPHMTVAENLAFPLIVRKLGKSEREAKVKRALDMVQMGEFGGRRPAQLSGGQQQRIALARALVFEPELVLMDEPLGALDKQLREHMQFEIKHISDNLGITVVYVTHDQTEALTMSDRVAVFDDGRIQQLAPPDELYEAPQNSFVAQFIGENNTLEGTVEKLAGGQALVRLDDGSLIDAKPVNVNSVGDRTVISIRPERVEFNPVKLSDDAHTLKAEVLEFIYMGDIFRTRLRVAGNDNFIVKTRNAPGQVRMTPGQTVEIGWMPDDARALDA; encoded by the coding sequence TTGGGAGATACCACGGCTCAGGACGCCTTTGTCGAATACGACCGGGTGCAGAAAAGCTACGACGGCGAAACGCTTGTCGTGAAGGATCTCAACCTCAGACTGCCGAAGGGCGAGTTTCTGACGATGCTGGGGCCCTCGGGGTCCGGCAAGACCACCTGCCTGATGATGCTGGCGGGCTTCGAGACCGCGACGCATGGCGAAATCAAGCTGGCGGGCAACCCGATCAACAACATTCCTCCGCATAAGCGCGGCATTGGGATGGTGTTCCAGAATTATGCGCTGTTTCCGCATATGACCGTCGCTGAAAACCTCGCCTTTCCGCTGATCGTCCGTAAGCTGGGCAAATCGGAGCGCGAGGCAAAGGTCAAACGCGCGCTCGACATGGTGCAAATGGGCGAATTCGGCGGGCGGCGTCCGGCACAATTGTCCGGTGGCCAGCAGCAGCGAATTGCATTGGCCCGCGCGCTGGTTTTTGAACCCGAATTGGTGTTGATGGACGAGCCTTTGGGCGCGCTCGACAAGCAGCTTCGCGAGCATATGCAATTCGAAATCAAGCATATCTCCGACAATCTGGGCATCACGGTGGTCTATGTGACCCATGACCAGACCGAGGCGCTGACCATGTCGGACCGCGTTGCGGTGTTCGACGATGGCCGCATTCAGCAGCTGGCCCCGCCCGATGAGCTGTATGAAGCGCCGCAGAACAGTTTCGTGGCGCAGTTCATCGGTGAAAATAACACGCTGGAAGGCACGGTCGAGAAGCTCGCAGGCGGGCAGGCTCTGGTCCGGCTCGACGATGGGTCGCTGATCGATGCGAAGCCCGTCAACGTCAATTCCGTGGGCGACCGCACCGTGATCTCGATCCGGCCCGAACGGGTGGAATTCAACCCCGTGAAGCTGTCGGACGACGCGCATACGCTGAAGGCCGAGGTGCTGGAATTCATCTATATGGGCGATATTTTCCGCACGCGGCTGCGGGTTGCGGGGAATGACAATTTCATCGTCAAAACCCGTAACGCACCGGGTCAGGTGCGGATGACGCCCGGCCAGACCGTGGAAATCGGCTGGATGCCTGACGACGCGCGCGCGCTCGACGCGTGA
- a CDS encoding extracellular solute-binding protein, with the protein MKLTTTLLATTVLSMAAAPVFAESHTEMADSMTIVSWGGAYQMSQQKAYTEPYAAENSDVSVTWDESSPEAVAKLRAQNEAGNVTWDLVDVVASDAIRLCDEGLAMEFDPDELLAEGDDGTPASEDFGDLIVSDCFIPQIVYSTTAAYRPDLLPEGAPEPDSICAMFDTETYPGKRTLEKRPINNVEWALLCDGVAKEDIYDVLETEEGQDQAFAKLDTIKDQVVWWSAAAEPPQLLADGEVVMGSSYNGRWFSAIEEQDQPFEMLWDAQVFDLDGWIIPAGLPEDRLARVKDFVKYATDTQRLADQAKYISYGPARNSSAPLVGQHADLGIDMAPHMPTDPANSENTFLYNYEWWADYRDDLDAKFQAWLAQ; encoded by the coding sequence ATGAAATTAACGACCACACTTCTGGCCACGACCGTTCTGTCTATGGCCGCAGCCCCCGTTTTTGCTGAAAGCCACACCGAAATGGCCGACAGCATGACCATCGTGTCGTGGGGCGGCGCCTACCAGATGAGCCAGCAGAAGGCTTATACCGAGCCTTACGCCGCAGAAAATTCCGACGTCAGCGTCACTTGGGACGAAAGCTCCCCCGAGGCGGTGGCCAAGCTGCGTGCGCAGAACGAAGCGGGCAACGTGACGTGGGATCTCGTCGACGTCGTGGCGTCCGACGCCATCCGCCTGTGCGACGAAGGTCTGGCGATGGAGTTCGATCCCGACGAGCTTCTGGCCGAAGGCGATGACGGCACCCCGGCCTCCGAGGATTTCGGCGATCTGATCGTGTCCGACTGCTTTATCCCGCAGATCGTCTATTCGACCACCGCCGCCTATCGCCCGGACCTGCTGCCCGAGGGCGCGCCGGAGCCCGACAGCATCTGTGCGATGTTCGACACGGAAACCTATCCCGGCAAGCGGACGCTGGAAAAGCGCCCGATCAACAACGTCGAATGGGCGCTTCTGTGTGACGGTGTCGCCAAGGAAGACATCTACGACGTGCTGGAGACCGAAGAAGGTCAGGATCAGGCCTTTGCCAAGCTCGACACCATCAAGGATCAGGTCGTGTGGTGGTCCGCCGCCGCCGAGCCGCCGCAGCTTCTGGCTGATGGCGAGGTCGTGATGGGCTCGTCCTATAACGGGCGCTGGTTCTCCGCGATCGAAGAGCAGGACCAGCCGTTCGAAATGCTGTGGGACGCGCAGGTGTTCGACCTTGACGGCTGGATCATTCCCGCCGGTCTGCCCGAAGACCGTCTGGCGCGCGTGAAGGATTTCGTGAAATACGCGACCGACACCCAGCGTCTGGCCGATCAGGCGAAATACATCTCCTACGGTCCGGCCCGGAACTCCTCCGCGCCGTTGGTGGGGCAGCACGCCGATCTGGGCATCGACATGGCTCCGCATATGCCGACCGATCCGGCCAACTCGGAAAACACGTTCCTCTACAACTACGAGTGGTGGGCTGATTACCGCGACGATCTGGACGCCAAGTTCCAGGCGTGGCTCGCACAGTAA
- a CDS encoding ABC transporter permease: protein MADAIQGNTGKTGPTPDDGLRIAENEDADGRMIAADGTPLKRSLQRSLRRQKIRALLLIAPLLIFVLVTFIAPIADMLFRSVENDIVAETLPRTVAALDEWDYQQGGDAPDEDVFAAFYYDLVVAAEAKTHTRLGSRLNYETTGISSLFRKSGRRADRLDTDIYTEQFTALDPAWESPATWIALTDALADGRAETLPETQSAWQGFARIVELDGDDIAEEQPWDFVYTALYRDLAANGAPGNLDGATGALVTAAAQAVPEFETVSIRDQFVDVDDDWLDPEVWGTIKAYSGEFTPGYFLNSVDYQLTPAGVEPQPDDQAIYILLFKRTLFMSLMITVSCIALGYPVAWLLANIKARHANLLLILVLLPFWTSLLVRTSAWKILLQQQGVINDILVWIGIIGDGNRLVMINNQFGTIVAMTHILLPFMILPLYSVMQTIPPTYLRAAKSLGATNSYAFWKVYFPLSVPGIGAGSILVFILAIGYYITPELVGGTTGTFISNRIAYHISSSLNWGLAAALGSILLAVVMILYWAYDRIVGIDNVKLG from the coding sequence ATGGCAGATGCTATTCAGGGCAACACCGGCAAAACCGGACCGACACCCGATGACGGTCTGCGCATCGCCGAGAACGAGGATGCGGATGGTCGTATGATCGCCGCCGACGGCACGCCCCTGAAACGCTCGTTGCAGCGCTCGCTGCGCCGCCAGAAGATCCGCGCATTGCTGTTGATCGCACCGCTGCTGATTTTCGTGCTGGTCACGTTTATCGCGCCGATCGCGGACATGCTGTTCCGTTCCGTCGAAAACGACATCGTGGCCGAAACCCTGCCGCGCACCGTCGCCGCGCTGGACGAGTGGGATTACCAGCAGGGCGGGGACGCGCCCGACGAAGACGTGTTTGCCGCGTTCTACTATGATCTGGTGGTCGCCGCCGAGGCCAAGACCCACACCCGGCTGGGCAGCCGCCTGAATTACGAGACTACCGGCATTTCGTCGCTGTTCCGCAAATCGGGGCGCCGGGCCGACCGGCTCGATACCGATATCTACACCGAACAATTCACCGCGCTTGATCCGGCTTGGGAAAGCCCGGCGACATGGATCGCGCTGACCGATGCGCTGGCCGATGGCCGGGCCGAGACCCTGCCCGAGACGCAAAGCGCGTGGCAGGGCTTTGCCCGCATCGTGGAGCTCGACGGCGACGATATCGCCGAAGAGCAACCTTGGGATTTCGTCTATACCGCGCTTTACCGCGATCTGGCCGCCAACGGAGCGCCGGGGAACCTTGACGGGGCCACGGGTGCCTTGGTCACGGCCGCGGCGCAGGCGGTGCCGGAATTTGAAACCGTGTCCATCCGCGATCAGTTCGTGGACGTTGACGATGACTGGCTCGACCCGGAGGTCTGGGGCACGATCAAGGCCTATTCGGGGGAGTTCACCCCCGGCTATTTCCTGAATTCCGTCGACTATCAGCTCACCCCCGCCGGGGTGGAGCCGCAGCCCGACGATCAGGCGATCTACATCCTGTTGTTCAAGCGCACGCTGTTCATGTCGCTGATGATTACCGTCAGCTGCATCGCGCTGGGCTATCCGGTGGCGTGGCTGCTGGCCAATATCAAGGCGCGGCACGCGAACCTGCTGCTGATCCTCGTGCTGCTGCCGTTCTGGACCTCGCTGCTGGTGCGGACCTCGGCGTGGAAAATCCTGCTGCAGCAACAGGGTGTCATAAACGATATCCTTGTGTGGATCGGGATCATTGGTGACGGCAACCGGCTGGTCATGATCAACAACCAGTTTGGCACGATCGTGGCGATGACCCATATCCTGCTGCCATTCATGATCCTGCCACTTTATTCGGTGATGCAGACCATTCCGCCGACCTATCTGCGCGCGGCGAAAAGCCTTGGCGCGACCAACAGTTACGCGTTCTGGAAGGTCTATTTCCCGCTCTCGGTGCCGGGGATCGGGGCGGGGTCGATCCTCGTCTTCATCCTCGCCATCGGCTACTACATCACGCCTGAACTGGTGGGCGGCACCACGGGCACGTTCATCTCGAACCGGATCGCCTACCATATCTCCAGCTCGCTGAACTGGGGGCTGGCGGCGGCGCTGGGCTCCATCCTGCTGGCGGTGGTGATGATCCTTTACTGGGCCTACGACCGCATCGTCGGCATCGACAACGTGAAGCTGGGGTAA